The nucleotide sequence GGATGAAAAAGTAATAAAACTCAAAGTAAATGACTTTAAGATTCAAGATGAAAAACACTGGAATTTTCTTATAGAAAGCTCTGTTAACAAGGCAGTTGAAATTTAGGAGTTATTCATGAATCTTAGGGTTCATATCAACAATGTTCATGGAAGTCAAATAGCTGCTAAAATTACTGGCGTTTTTACCCTCGATGAACTTTATTCATTTAGATTCAATGCTATTGCTTTTGGAAGAATTGGGGGTCATAATATTGGAGCAAAAATTCCTAAATCTACTCAGAAAGCAATTGCCAAATTGGGTTACAATGTAGATGAAGTGATTAACGAACTTCAACAAAAATTGGTTCATGGAGATATTACTTTGCCAGAAGGACTCAAAAAAGAAACTTTTGCCGACAGTTAAAACTGAGCTTCTGTTAACGCCTTTTCACAAGAACAATTTCTTTGTTGTGGTATTAAATCAGGAATAAGAGTGAGAATTTTCTTTGTAGTTTCAACATTTTTTGATAATGTTTCCAAAACTTCTTTTGCAGTTACTGGTTTATCTGCCCATACATCATAATCTGTGACAGTTGAAATTGAAGCATAACATATTTGAGCTTCTCTGGCAAGTTGACATTCTGGTACCAAAGTCATGCCTATAATGTCAGCTCCTATTACCTCTTTATAGAATTTTGATTCAGCACGTGTTGAAAATCTAGGTCCTTCTATGCAAACATATGTGCAATTTTTATGAATCTTTAAATTTATTTTATCTGCAGCTCTGCTTGCCGCATCTTGAAGTTCTGGACAAAAAGGATCCGCAACAGATATGTGAACTACCTTCTCTCCCTCAAAAAAAGAATACTTTCTTGACTTTGTAAAATCAATAAATTGTGATGGTAAGACAAAATCTCCAGGCTTGAGATCTGGTTTTAGACTTCCTACTGCGGAAGGTGCAATTATTCTTTTTATGCCCATTTCTTTGAAAGCCCAAATGTTAGCTCTGAAATTAATTAAATGAGGTGGAATCGTATGTTTTCTTCCATGCCGTGGCATAAATGCAACTTTTTTGCCTTTGAAAAGTCCTACTGTTATAGAATCTGACGTCTTTCCAAATGGAGTATCAATAGTAATTTCTTTGCTTTCAGTCAGTAGACCAGAATCATAAATTCCGGTTCCACCAAATATGCCTATTTCTGCTTGTTCCATTAGTATTTCACTAGTGATTCATGCCTGTAGCTTTTAATTTCTTTTGAACCTTTTAGATCCGTTAATTCTATTATAAATGCAAATCCAGTTACGGTGCCACCAATTTTCTCAACTAGTTTAGCTGCAGCCTTTGCTGTTCCGCCAGTAGCTAATAGATCGTCACAAATGAGTACTTTTTCTCCTTTTTTTATGGCATCGTTTTGAATTTCCATTGTAGCACTTCCATATTCTATGTTATAGGAAATTTTCCTAGTAGCTCCTGGCAACTTTCCTTGTTTGCGTATCATTATCATTCCTTTGTTATATCTTAATGCAAGTGCACAAGCTAGGGGAAAACCTCTTGATTCAATTCCTGCAATTACATCGATCTCATTTGTATGGTAAAGTTTAGCAAATTCATCCACAACTAGCGAGAGAGCAGATGGATCTCTTAGTAGAGGACTGATATCACGAAACAAAATTCCCTTTTTAGGAAAATCTGGTATTTCTGCAATTTTTTCTTTAAGATTCACAGTATGACAGGCACTAGGTGGATGTAAAAAATATTTCTAATTAAAAATCTTATTATTGAATACTTAGGTTTGTAGTCGCTTGACCTTTTTCAGATTTTACCTGAATTGCATAAGATCCAGGATTGAAGCTAATGGGTATCTTCCACACCGTGCTAAAATCTCCTACATTTGTTGATGATATGTTAAAAGATGTAATTTGAGTACCGTTAGTACCAAGCACATTGATGATTACGTTAGCATCGTTACCAGCACCGGTGCCAGAAATCGTTACAATGTCGTTCCCCCTGACATAAATTGGAGGAATTCTGTCAAGCTTAACACTTATTCCTTCATTACCTGATTTTATTGTGAGAGGAATACTTGTGTGATTAATACCACTAGTGGCATCGAGCTGCCAAGTTCCCACCGTACCGTCACTAGGAATTCTAAAATCTGTTGAGGAAAAGGTTCCTGTTTTGTCACTGAATGTCTCCATAGATTTGACAATAACACCATTGGGATCAGAAAGAGTGACTCGAATTATACAATCTGGATTGGACTTACCTAGTATTATGATGGTGTCTCCTAAGAAATATGTGTCCTTTACAGTTTTCATCGTTATTGTTCCACAACCAGTTTGAAGACCCACTGCAAAATTTTCTGTTGCTTTATCGTTTCCTCTTGTAACTACAGCTGAATATATTCCAGGGGTGTACGACGTGACATTAAAAGAATAAGCAACTAACCCATCAGGTCCTAACAAAACAGTATCTGCAAACTTTTGTTTGCCAGATGGATCTACAATCACTAAATTAAGAGTTGAAGTGGGTGGGCCTGATATGTTGATAACAGGCTTTTCTGCATTTTGATAGTTTAGTTTGTCCATTGAAAGTGTAAGCTGTGGTACTGGCTGTTCGCCAACTCCAAAGTAGACAGTAACTTCGTCGGTTCCTTGTGAAGCCGTTACTATGTAAGTGCCCTTTGTTGCTCCAACACTCATTGGATATGCTATTGCAAATTTTCCATCAGATGTAACATTAAGATCCTTTGCAAAGATTTGATTCCCTGCGGGATCATTAATTCTAAATGCAATAGGCTGATTGGCAATAGATGTACCATTAATTATTATGGTTTTACCCGGATCAACTTCTTGTTGTGATGTTGAAAGTACAAACTGATGAGTTGTTACTATATTATGAGCTTTAGATACTTTATTTTTGCCATCAGAAACTACGACTGTATATTCTCCAAAAGGTGCGTCTATAGGAACTATGGTAGTATACGAATAATGTCCTGTTTTATCCGCAGTTGTTGTAAAAGTTGTAACTGTTTTACCGTTTGAATCTAGTACTGTTATAGTTAAAGTGACGCCAGGAGTTGCAGTTCCAGAAAGTGTCTTTGATTCTCCTCGGTGGTATATTGAATCTGCAATGATAGTTAATGGTACATTCAGAATAGCGATATTAGCTCTTTGATGTATCGGTTGAATTATAGTACTAAATGTTTTTGAATTACCATTTTGATCTTTGATAAAGAAACTTACACTACCAGTTGGTTGATCATCTGGAATTTTTGTAGTTACTATAAAATTATCATTATTAGTTGTAAAGGAATCAATCTTGTTATTTCCTATATACAAATCAAGATTTGCATTAGATGAAAAGCTTTGACCAACAACCCGTACGTTGATACCAGGACTTGGCGTAGAAGGAATAATTCTGAAACTTGAGCCATCAGATATTCCGGATTGATTGGTAGATGGTGTTCCAGGTGAAGATGGTGTTCCAGGTGAAGATGTACCAATCTCTCCTGAACCAAGTTCATTGTTTTTTATATCTAATGCTTTCCACATTATATCTGGATTTGATTGATCCGTTTTAATAATGAAATTTACTGACTGTCTAGCTTTTATTGGGTTTGTAGAAGTAAAGGTCAGTGTGTCGACAGAACTTTTTATGCCAAACCAACCACTGTCTGTCTTAAATGACTTAAAATTCCCTCCTTGACCAATTTGCAAAATTACAGAATTAATATCAGAAATGTCTCCAGCATTGTTAGTAAATTGCAAAGTTGTCGTCATATCGTTACTTGAGGCAGTTACTGTAACAAGATTAGTTACAGCATGTGCTTCTGTGAAAAATAACGAAGTAAATGAACTAGATACAAGCAAAACTAAAAGAAGGATTGCCCTAATTGACGTATACATCATAACAAAACAAAATCTCTCTCCAAATTAAACTTTAACCAGCTTTTATTCATGCCAGTATTTTTTTTTGCATTTGGAATGATAGTATAGATGAGTAAAGTACAAATTCTAGCTATTTTCTGAAAAATTATCTTTTATGTGGAATGGAAGTCTCAGAAACAATATTCTGGTTTTGTCTTATTCTCTCAGCAATCAGTCTATATATTGATCTGAATTGATCCTTTGTTTTATCAGACAAAAATTCAGTTTCTTCAAGTGCAATTTTTTCACATATATATCTACAAATATCCTCACGGTCAAATTTCTCCCAACCAAGATGTTGATTTTCTCTCCAGATCTCATTTAGATTATCTATTATACTCTTTTTACCTTTTGCAACAAGATCTTCCCTAGTTAGATTGGTGTATCCTTCTTTTCGTAGTTTGATTTCATATGTTTGATTGACAGCATAGAGATAATCTTCATCTATTATGAGATCTTCTATTGCTTGTCGTGGTTGACCGCCAAGTTCAAAAAATATCATCTGAACTGCTTTGAAACCATTTGTTTGCAATAATGTGGAAATCTGACGTGATTGATCTGTGTTATCTAGAAGTACAAATGTGTTGTATCCATGATTTCTGTAAAATATGGAAAGTGGTAAAACTGAATTTTTGTTGTATGCTGGAACTATGTTCAATGGGTTCATCGAAAGATTAGGATCTTTTAAGAATCTATCAAATGCATTTAGATACATAGAATCAGTCATTGTTTCTACAATAATGACAGGTCTTGAATTATATCCGATTTGTCTATCAATAATTGACTCTACAAGACCCCTGGATAAGCCATAAAGAATTGGAGTAAGTGT is from Nitrosopumilaceae archaeon and encodes:
- a CDS encoding S-methyl-5'-thioadenosine phosphorylase codes for the protein MEQAEIGIFGGTGIYDSGLLTESKEITIDTPFGKTSDSITVGLFKGKKVAFMPRHGRKHTIPPHLINFRANIWAFKEMGIKRIIAPSAVGSLKPDLKPGDFVLPSQFIDFTKSRKYSFFEGEKVVHISVADPFCPELQDAASRAADKINLKIHKNCTYVCIEGPRFSTRAESKFYKEVIGADIIGMTLVPECQLAREAQICYASISTVTDYDVWADKPVTAKEVLETLSKNVETTKKILTLIPDLIPQQRNCSCEKALTEAQF
- a CDS encoding adenine phosphoribosyltransferase; amino-acid sequence: MNLKEKIAEIPDFPKKGILFRDISPLLRDPSALSLVVDEFAKLYHTNEIDVIAGIESRGFPLACALALRYNKGMIMIRKQGKLPGATRKISYNIEYGSATMEIQNDAIKKGEKVLICDDLLATGGTAKAAAKLVEKIGGTVTGFAFIIELTDLKGSKEIKSYRHESLVKY